The genomic DNA CGGCACGCCCCACCCCGGGCTGACGGTGGAGAAGAGCTCCGCCGGCCCCGTCTCCGAATAGCCAGCCCCCCCATTGTCGAGCAGGGCTCCGCGCGGATTGAGATCCGGCTCGCGCACGGGAATCACCGTGGCGCCCGCCCCCATCAACATGGGCATCAGGTACTGATCGAGCGTCTCGAGGGAGACGAGGTCCTCGACCACCCCGTTCGTGTTGCCTCGCTGGGTGGCCCAGCGCCCCAAGGGCGAGCTGCGGTAGAAGCCGTGCCCGGGGCTCAGATAGATGGTCTTCCCCGTCAGCGCTCCGGCGCGGATGCGCGTCTGCGGCTGACCCGAGAGCGGAGCCACCCCCTGGGCCCGGTGCTCGCGGCGCACCAGCGGGGGCTCGGACGCCTGTCGCGGCGTTTCCCCAGGCCGGGGGCCGGGCAGGGGCACATAGACGGCGTCCGGGGGCTCCAACCCGCAGGCATGGGCGGAGGACTCATCCTCCTGGGCTCGGGCGGCAAGGGGCCAGCACAGCAGCGAGGCCAGCGCCCAGGCGGTGGCACGATAAGAATGAGAATGGGCCATGGGGGGCGGGACGTTAGGCCTCCGTCGCGAGCGCCGCCAATCGAATCGTGGGTGCCCGCCCGCTCTCCCGCTAACGTGTCACCTTGATGAGTTCCCCCGTCCCCTCCTCTCCGCCCCCTTCCGAGAAGCCTCGGCCGCCCGCCTATGCCTCGCAGGGCGGCGCCGGCATGCTCGCCTCCTTCCGCCACGCGTGGAACGGGCTCATCCACACCGCCGTCCACCAGCGCAACATGCGCGTCCACCTCGTCTCCGCGCTCCTCGTGGGCCTGGTGGGCAGCGGCATTCCCCTCGGGCTGGCGGAGAAGGTGACGCTCATCTTCTGCGTCCTGCTCATCTTCTTCGCGGAGATCCTCAACAGCGCGCTCGAGCACCTGGTGGACCTGGCCACCCGGCACTTCGATGAGAAGGCCCGGCTCACCAAGGACGCCGCCGCCGCGGGCGTGCTGGTGCTCGCCATCGGCACCGTCGTCATCTTCGCCGCCATCCTCGTGCACAACTGGGAGACCGTCGCCAGCAGCGGGCCGCAGATCGCCCGGCAGGTGGCGCTCGGATTGCCGCTCGCCCTGTGCGTGATGGTGCTGGTGCTGCCCCAACCGCGCTCCGCCTGGGTGGACCGGCTCGCCTTCCTCGGCGGCGCCCTCCTACTCGGTGTGCTCGCCACCTACACCGTCAGCTCCGTCTTCACCGCGATGAACGGGGGCCTGCTCGTCATCGCCGGGTCCGCCGCCCGCCAGCGACGCCTGGAGCGCACCACGCCCCAGCCCGCCGGGGCCCTGGAGGGGTAGCACCGAGGGGTAGAAACAAGAAAACCGGCACGGGGCCGGTTTCACTTGCCGCCTAGGGGAACTCGAGGCCCAGGACCCGCCCGGACCCGGCTACCCGCTAGGGACGATGAATAAGTAGGAACTCAGGCTTCCTGCCGGAAGTCCGTCATGCCCTCGGCCGTCGCCTGGGCGACATTGGCGTGGACCTTGATGTCCTCGGTCACGAGGTCCAGCAACTCGGTGGCCATGCCGACGACCTGCATGGGGGTGTAGCCACTCTCGCGCAGCTGGTTGAAGAAGGTCTGGGCGAGGAGACGGGTGTTCTGCTTGTTCGCGCTCATGGTCGTATCCTCAAGAGGGGGTGGGACGGCCTAACCACTGGGACGGGCTTCTTCAACCCGCGTGCCAGAAGTCGGGTAACCGACGAATTTCCTATATGATCCGGGCGGTTACGCTATTCCGGAGGCCCTTGCTCCCCCCAGCTTGCTGCGAAGTGTCATTCGCACCCCCAGCCGCTTTCGGGATTCAGCACACACAGGGGTGTATCGCCCCGTTCGCACCCCGGAACGCCCTCGCGACTTCGATGGCTTGCATTCGGGGGCCCGGGCGGCGCACATACGCGCTTTTTTCCGCCTCAGTGTCCCAGGAGACGAGCAGCACATGGCTTATCGGGTGAACAACATCGGGTTGTGGTTGGACGAGCCGGAGGAGCTGCTGGGCCAGCGCGCGGCGGAGAAGCTGGGCGTGACGCGAGGGGACCTGGCCTCGGTGCGCGTCGTGCGAGCGGTGCTGGACGCCCGCAAGAAGGGCAGCCCGCGCTACATCTATACGCTCGAGGTGGAGCTCGCCGCCGGCCGCGCGCCGAAGAAGCTGCCGCCGGACGTGGGCGAGACGCCTCCCGTCCCCGAGCCCCTGCCGCGCGTGAAGGAGCCCGAGCGCCTGCCCCTCATCATCGGCACGGGGCCCGCGGGCCTCTTCTGCGCGCTGGGGCTGATGGAGCGCGGCGTGCGCACCATCCTCATCGAGCGGGGCCGCGAGGTGGTGGCGCGGCGCAAGGACGTGGCGAAGCTCATGCGCGACGGCACGCTCGATCCGGAGAGCAACATGAACTTCGGCGAGGGCGGCGCCGGCGCCTACACGGACGGCAAGCTCTCCACGCGCATCAACCACCCCATGGTGCGCAAGGTCATCGAGACGTTCGCCCGCTGCGGCGCGCCGGACCACATCCTCATCGAGGGCAAGCCTCACATCGGCTCGGACCTGCTGCCCGGCGCGGTGGCGAAGCTGCGCGACGAGCTCATCGCCGGCGGCAGCCAGGTGCTCTTCGAGCACAGGGTGGAGGAAGTGCTCTACCGCGACGGCCGGGTGTCCGGCGTGCGGCTGGCCGATGGGCGCACGTTGGAGAGCGACCGGGTGGTGCTCGCCCCGGGCAACTCGGCGCGCGAGCTCTACGAGCGCTTCGCCGCGGACGGCCAGGTGGTCATCGAGCCCAAGCCCTTCGCGCTCGGCTTCCGGGCGGAGCATCCCCAGGGGCTCATCAACTCCATCCAGTACGGCAGCGCGGCGAAGAATCCCAAGCTGCCCCCGGCCGACTACAAGCTCGCGGAGAACCTGGAGGTGAACGGCGAGGTGCGCGGCATCTACTCGTTCTGCATGTGCCCGGGCGGCATCGTGGTGCCCACGCCCACGCAGGACGGGTTGCAGTGCACCAACGGCATGAGCAACTCGCGCCGCAACGCGAAGTACGCCAACGCGGGCATCGTCGTGACGGTGTCCGTGGAGGACTTCGAGCGCGAGGGCTTCCGGGGACCGCTGGCGGGCCTGGAGTTCCAGCGCCACTGGGAAGGCAAGGCGTACGAGCTGGGCGAGGGGAAGTTCTTCGCGCCCGCGCAGACCATCCCGGACTACCTGGCGGGCCGCGTGAAGAAGGAGCCCGGAGGCACGAGCTACCGGCCGGGCCTGGTCCACACGGACCTGAACCGGCTCTTCCCGGAGCGGCTCACCCAGTCGATCAAACAGGCGCTCAAGATGTTCGACCGCAAGATGCGCGGCTTCGTGAGCGACGAGGGCAAGCTCATCGGCATCGAGAGCCGCACGAGCTCCCCCGTGCGCATCACCCGCGGCGAGGACATGCAGTCCGTCTCCATGAAGGGGCTCTACCCGGCGGGCGAGGGGTGCGGCTACGCTGGAGGGATCGTCTCCTCGGCCATTGATGGACTGCGAGTGGCTGAGCAGATTGCCAACGAGTTGGCCTGAAACCGGGCCTGGGAGGGGGCTGGATGCGCTATCGCGTACGAACGCCGGACGGAGAGCTGGACTACCTCTCGTTCAGGGAGGTGGAGCTGGCCTACATCCAGGGCCTGGTGGGCCCGGATGACGAGGTGCGCGAGGAGGGACAGACCCTCTGGCGCAAGGCGTCGACCATCCCCCTGCTCGCGCGGGCCAGACCCCCGGACAAGGGACTGATGGCCCGCGGCCAGCTCTTCGCGGTCGTCGGCGCCGTGTTGATGGGCATCTGGGCGCTCATGCTCATCATGAGCGAGTCCTGGAGCCGGCGAGGCCTGGGCATCGTCCTGGCGCTCGCGACGAGTGCCCTCCTCACCCGCGTCACCTACAAGGCCTTCAAGCGGCCAGGCGGCACGCGCTAGGGCTCGTCCACTCCCCTGCCCTCCCTCCCACGAGGCACCGCCTGGCGCCCGGGGAGATTGTTCTCCAACCAACGGATGTTCCCTGGAAAGCGGAACATCCGAGCGCGGCCGCATGGCCCGCGCAGGGGGAGGACGACCTTGGTCAATACCTATCTGTCCCGAGAAGCGGCGCGCAAACTCAAGCACGGAGCGCCGTGGGTCCGTCGGGAGGACATCGTCTCCATCGAGGGGACGCCCTCCCTGGGAGAAGCCGTCCAACTGCGCGACGAGGAGGGACAGTTGCTGGGGCTCGCGGACGTGGACCTCGAGGCGTCCTACGCGGTGCGCCGGCTGGGGAGCGCCCAGGAGCCCGCCGAGGGGCTCATCCCCCGCCACGTGCGCCACGCCTTCGAACGCCGCGCGCACCTGGTGGACGACCCGCGCTTCTGCCGCATCATCAACGACGATGGGGACGCACTGCCCGGCCTCATCGTGGACCGCTACGACACACACCTGGTCGTCCAGACGCTCACGCGCGCCATGGACGCACGGCTGCAGGAGATCTCCCGGGCCCTGGTCGAGGTGAGCGGCGCGGAGTCCGTGCTGCTGCGCAATGACACGTCCCGGCGCCGGCAACTGGGCCTGCCCGCGCAGCGGCCCCATGTGCTCCACGGCAACCCTCCCCGGTGGACCCGCGTGCTGGAGCTGGGCGCGCGCTTCACCGTGGACCTCACCTACGGCTCGGGCGTGGGCTACCCGTATGATCAGCGCGAGCTGCGCCGCTTCCTCACCCGGCTCTCGCCGAACGCGCGGGTGTTGGACCCGAGTTGCCACGTGGGCGGCCTCTTCGTGCACGCGGGACGCCATGGCGCCCGGTCCATCCTCGCCTTCGACAGCGACGCGGACACGGCGGACCTGGCCCGGGAGAACGCCGAGGCCAACGGGCTGATGGGCCGCTTCCAGGTGGAGCGCGGTGACGCGCTCGACGTGCTCCATGGCATGCAGGACACCTTCGATCTGGTGCTCCTGGACACGCCCGAGGTCACCACGCCCGAGGGCTTCGTCGAGCAGGTGCGCCTGGGGCTCAAGGCCACCCGTCACGGCGGCACGCTCCTCGTCATCGGCTACCAGCCGCCCCTGCCCGTGGGCGGCTTCGACGACCTGGTGGCCGAGGCCTGTGAGCAGGAGGAGCGCCGCAGCTTCCGCATGGCGCGCTTCGGCCTGCCCCCGGACCACCCCACCCTCGTGGGCTTCTCCGGCACCGACTACCTGTCCGGGCTCGTGCTCGAGGCGAGCTGACGCGCGCCGCTACCGGGCCGTCGCGTACTTGCGCACGGCCCGAAGCACGTCCGGCACCGAGGACTTGTTCGCCTTGTCCGCCACCCACGAGGGCAGCGAGCCGCCCGGGTTCGTATAGAGGTAGTAGGTGACGAAGGTCTTCTTGCCCTCCTCGCGCGGCTCCAGGAGCCAATAGCCCTTGTTGAGCTTCACCCGCACCACCCCCTCTCGCTCGGCGGGGGCGCCCTGGGTCGCCGCCGTCCAGGTCGCCTTCATGAAGCCCTTGCCGTCCTTCCAATCCGACTCGTCGAGGATGCGGATGACGAAATCGCGCTTGTCCACCATCGGGGCGTTCACCAGACAGTAGAAGGTGATGACCTTGCCCTCCTCCTCGGTGGCCAGCACGCGGCTCTCCTCTGTGTAGGGCATGGTCTTCTTGTAGTTCACGTAGTCACGAATGACCCGCCAGACGTCCGCTGCGGGGGCATCCACCAGGGCGGAGGCCTTCACCTCCGAGACGTCGGCTCCCTCGGGGGTTCGGGCCAGCACGGAGATGCCATCGTCACGGGCCACCTGTTTCCAGGGGGCTTCATCGGCGCCCGACAGCAGGACGAGCAGGGACAGCGTCGGAAGAAAGGTCATGAAGGCATCCTAACCGCCTGGGTGATGGTAGTGTGCCGCGCCGAGATGACGACCGACCATCAGGCTGACCCGACCCCCACTTCCTCCGACGCCGCCTCCGTGGAAACGGTGCGCAAGGTGTACGCGAAGGACCTGCGAGAGAAAGACCAGGTCCACACCGTCTTCCGCGTCTCGCAGAAGAGCCGTGTCACGGCGCGCAGCGGCAAGGTGTTTCTCTCCCTCGTGCTCACCGACAAGAGCGGCGAGATCGACGCCCGCGTCTTCGACAAGGTCGAGGCGCTCGAGCCCGCGTTCGCCATCGGCGACTACGTGCTCGTCAAGGGCCACGCCATTGCCTTCCACGGCAAGACGCAGGTGGTCATCGAGGCGCTCGAGAAGCTGGATCCCGAACCGCTCGACCCCAAGGAATTCGAGCCCCCCGCGCCCGTCGCCAAGGAAGAGCCGGCCCCCGCCAAGTCCGAGGGCAAGCCCGAGGAGACCCCCGCCCCCAAGCGCGAGGAGCCCACCCCGCCCCGCGCGACGGGAGAGGGCCCCGGAGGCGCGCGCGCCGTGGGACAGATTCGCGAGCTCGTCTCCGAGCGCGTGAGCGACCCGAACGTCAAGGCGCTGCTCCTGGCCTTCCTGGACGATCCTCAGATCTCCGCGGCCCTGCCGAACGCGCACGCCGTGAAGGGTGTGCACCACTCCTACCGGGGGGGACTGGCCGAGCACCTGCTGTCCGTGCTGCGGCTGACGCTCCGGGTGGCGGACCACTACCCCATGGCGGATCGCGATCTGCTGCTGGCGGGCGCCCTGCTGCATGACGTGATGCGCGTGGGCGAGTCCGCCCAGGACAAGGGCGGCGAGCCCTCCGACGAGGGTCGGCTCGTGGGCCACCTGGTGATGACGGCGCAGAAGATTCGCGAGAAGGCGCTCGGCATCCCGAACTTCCCGCCCCTGCTGGAGCAGCACCTCACCCACCTCGTCATCGCGCAGAACACCTCGCCCGAGGGGGGCATCGTCCGGCAGCCCGCGACGCTCGAGGCGCAGATCATCCAGACGCTCTCCTCGCTGGACGCGCGCATCGCCTCCTGGGTGGACGCCATGCAGCGCGATCCCCACGAGCGCTGGACGGACCACCTCAAGCCCTACAACCGCTCGCTCTGGAAGGGCCCGGCGCCCACCTCGCGCGGCCGCGCGCCCGTGGAGGGCGGAGGCCGCCGCAAGAACAAGGACAAGAAGCCGCCCCGCGAGCGTCCGGAGAAGTCCGCGGGAGAGTCTGGCCAGGCGGCGGAGCGTCCCGAGCGGGCCGAGCGCCAGGACAAGCCCCGCGAGCCGCGTCCGCCCCGCGAGCCGAGGCCGCCCCGCGAGCCCCGGGGAGAGGGACGTGAGGCGAAGGAGCCTCGCGAGCCCCGTCCGCCTCGCGAGCCCCGCGAGCCGGTGAACGTCCCCAAGGAACTGACCTTCAAGCCCTTCAGCGTGCTGACCAAGACGGAGCCCGCCAAGCCCGAGGGGGGCTCGGACTCGGAAGGCTGACCCATGGCGAAGAGACTGGGCGAGAGGCTCGTCGAGGCGGGCCTCGTCACCACCGAGTCCATCCAGAAGGCGCTGGAGCACCAGAAGATCACCGGCCACCGGCTGGGGGACTGCCTGGTGGAGATCGGCCTCTTGCAGGAGTCGGCGCTCCTGCGCTTCCTGGCGGCCGAGTTCCAGACGCGCTTCGTCTCCGCGGAGAAGCTGGCCAAGGCCCGCATCCCCACGGAGGTGCTGGACAAGGTTCCGGTGCGGCTGGCGGAGGCGCAGAACGTGCTTCCGCTGGCGATCGACCGCGAACGAAGCCTCTTGTCGGTGGTGGCCGCCGAGCCCCAGAACAAGAAGCTGATGGACGAGATCGCCCTGGTGACGGGGATGCAGGAGGTCTACGCGTACGTGGGCCTGCGCAGCTCCATCGCCGCCGCCATCCGCAAGCACTACTACGGGGACCCCACGGCGTTCGCCGCGTTGGAGTTCGGCGGGCAGATGCGCGCGGACGTCAACGCCATGACCTCCGCCTACGAGAACACGGGCGGGACGGCACCCAAGGCGAGTCTCCAGCTCAAGCTGGACACGGAGACCCGGCTGCGGCTGCAACGCCCGGGCACGCAGACGCGCAATGGCACCCGCGGCGATGCCCTCCTGGGCTCGCGCGGCACGGTGGCGGACAACGACTACATCGAGACGTTGAACATCCTCGTGACGATGCTGGAGCGCGACCGCAAGTACCACCGGGGCCACTCGGCGCAGCTCGCGCGCCAGGCGGCGGTGGTGGCGCGCCGGCTGGGCATGACGCCCAAGGACGTGTCGGCGGTGACCATCGCGGGCTTCCTGCACGACCTGGGCAAGCCCGCGGATCGCCACTTCTGCCTGGCCAGCAACGCGGTCAATCCCGAGTGGGTGACCGACGCCAAACGCTATGCCCGGGTGCCCACCAAGGTCTTCGAGACGGTCCACCTGCCCGCGCAGGTGAACACCATGCTCGCGCAGCTCTACGAGGCCTATGACGGCTCGGGCTCGCCCCAAGGCGCCAAGGGAGACGACATCACGCTGGGCGCGCGCATCCTCGCGGCGGTGGACAGCTACCTGGAGCTGACCAAGAACCCCGCCAACGCGCACGGCAAGCTGTTCAGCAAGGCCAAGGCGCTCGAGCACCTCAAGGAGCACGCGGGCACGCTGTACGATCCGCTCGTGGCGGACATCGTCGCGCAGGTGCAGAGCGGCGAGCTGTTGCGGCACCGGCTCGCCAACGACGGCCGGCAGATCTTCATCGTGGAGCCCGAGGAGAGCACGCGCACGGACCTGCTGGACGCCTCCCAGAAGCAGGGCCTGGTGGCGTACGCCCTGTCGCAACTGGAGGGGGCGTACGACGCGCTGGCCCACCAGGAGTGCGACGTGCTGGCGGTGGGATTGAAGTTCGGCCTGGACGAGGTCCTGGGCCTCTTGCAGGCGGTGCGCTCATCGGCGGAGCACGCGGGCCTGCCCGTGGTGGTGCTCGGAGATCCGGACGCGGGCACGCGCGAGCGGCTGATGATGGGAGGCGCGACGGCGGTGGTGGCGCCCACGGCGATGGACGAGTCCGCCCGGACGCTGCGCACGCTGTACGACGACCGGATCCTCCACAACGGGCCCGCGCGAGTGGTGCGTGGCAGCCTGGACGAGATGCCCGCCCCGGAGTTGCTCAAGACCCTGGGCGCGCAGAAGAAGTCCGGACGGCTGTTCCTCAAGCACCACGCACACGAGGGCTACCTGCACCTGGAGCAGGGGCGGGTCGTCTTCGCCGCCATCGCGGGACAGAGCGGCGAGCAGGCCCTGCAGACCCTTCTGGGCTTCCACCAAGCGGACTTCCGCTACGATCCGGACTCGCTGCTGCTGGATCCGCCGCACCTGGACAAGGCCATGGACAGCGTGATCCAGCAGATCGCGGTGCGCCGGCCCACCGTCTCGGTTCCCACCGTCTAGGACAACCGCCTCACGGCACGCTGAAGCCAAACAGCGTCGCCGCGTTGGCGGTGGCCATCCAGCACTACAGTACGTCTCTTATGGCCATGGAAATCGGGTACAGAGCCCGGTGATTGACATTGGGGTGGAATACCGCGAGGTAGAACTCTCCTGCGATCAGCACCCATGTCCGCGGAGGCGGATGCGCTTGGTTCTTCAGCCAGGTCTCCGCTTCATCTCGAGTAGCGAAAGAGGCACTGGCAACAGGCGGGTCGTTCTGCTCGAGCCATCCGAGATACCACTCGAAATGGCGATTCCGTGGTAGGCGCCGGAAGTTCGTCGCCCGGTCGTAAACCACATCGTGATAGCTGTTACCAATCAAGACTTCGGCGAACACCGGAGGGCTCGGGTGACTTTTGAGCCAGTCATCCGCCTGCTCCTTTGTTTCAAAGGACGCCACAACCATGGGGGGATCATTGGATTCGGTACGCTGAATGAACTCCTCCAGGGATTTGCCCTGACGCGTCGCGGAGATGAATCGAAGCGCATCGAGGATGGTCTGGATGTGTGCCCGCGCATCAACGGTCGAGGGCTCATCGAGAAGACTCTCGAAGAACTGAGTCGTTCGAGCCAAGAGACCGCTTCGTGCCGGTGATTCCTCAAGGGACGTGGAGGAGTCATGAGGCCCATGGCCTTCTCGAAAATCCTGAAAGGGATACCATTGACCCGAGGCGGAGATAAAGTCCAGGGCGTCCCGGGCCAGGAGCAAAACCCGCCTCTGCTCCTGAGGGGGATCCTCGCTCCAAAGTCTCCCAATCACTTGCTGGGCATCCGAGAGCATCATCAGATTCATCATGGCTGCACCGCCAGGAGCCGACCCTCGGAAGACTCATCCGCTGAAGAGAAAATGATGACAGGGGCGAGCACCAGCACCCCACCTCCACTCGCTCCAACAGCAACGACGAACGCCACGCCCGCGATGACAACGACGGTCCCCACCAGCAGCGTCTCACTATTTTGCTTGATCCAACCAATCGCCTCGTCCATGGCGTGGAACTCCAAGGCGCCACCTTCAGCCAACTCCTTGAGCCTGCTGCAATCGAGATAAGGCTGCATGCATTTCTTGATGCAATGCTCTTTCTTGGAGCCGCTGCCCATATGGCTCCAATTCCGACCTTTCAGACCCGCCAAGCACATCGCCTCACACGCGGTGAGTTCCTCATCACAGTCCCGGCTGAAGGACATGTGGACGATGTGCCCCTGCACGCCGCGCGACATCGCTGGATACGGATATCCCGCCGTGAACGCATCGATGGGCTTCCAGGAATGGAGCAGCTGTCCTTCTGGCGCCCTTTCGATGACGAGGACGTATCTGCCCAGTTCCCGAGCATCCCTGGGGCCTGGCGTCGCGTGGCGAGTCGCACCACAGGACAGCAACAAGAAGCAAAGGCTCGAAACCATGAGCCTTTTGACGGCGAGGATGGGCTGCATGAGCACCGGGTTACCGCACGTCATCGCCGCAGTCCATGGACATGACCGGAGAAGAACGTTCGCCCATGGACGGAAAGAGCTTCGTCCAGGAACATCATCGCCTCACGGCACGCTGAAGCCAAACAGCGTCGCCGCGTTGGCGGTCGTCACCTCGGCCACCTTCTCCACGGGCACGCCCTTGAGCTCGGCGAGCTTCTTCGCCGTCTCGACGACGTACGAGGGCTCGTTCTTCTTGCCGCGGTAGGGCACGGGCGCCAGGTACGGGCTGTCTGTCTCGACCATCAATCGCTCCAGGGGAGCGAAGCGCACCGCGTCCTGCAAGGCCTCGGTCTTCTTGTAGGTGACCACGCCCGATAGCGACAGCAGGAAGCCCAGGTCCAGATAGCGCCGGGCCGCGTCCGTGTCCCCCGTGAAGCAGTGAATGACGCCATGGCGCACCCCCTCCTCCTTGAGGATGGCCTCGCAATCATCATGCGCGTCCCGCACGTGCACCACGAGCGGCTTGCCCAACTCCTTCGCCAGCGCGCACTGCCGGCGGAACACCTGAGCCTGCACCTCCCGGGGCGAGTGGTCGTAGTAGTAGTCGAGCCCCGCCTCGCCCACGGCACGCAACTCCGGCCGGGCGCAGGTGCGCGCCAGGTGCTCGAAGTCCTCCTCCGTGGCCCGGGCCGCCTCGTGCGGGTGGATGCCCAACGTGGGCGTGAAGAAGTCCGGATGCGCGGCGGCGATCTCCAGCGCCGAGCCCCAATCCCCGGGGCCCTGGAACTGGCCCACGATGACGGCGTGCACCAGTCCGGCGGCGCGGGCGCGCTCCAGCGCGGCGTTCACCCGCTCGGCATCCGAGCGGTCGAAGTGACAGTGCGAGTCCACGAGCTTCATGGCACCTCCTGCATGAGCTCGGAGAGCTCGGTACGGGCCTCGGCGGAAAACGCGGGCAGGGCCGCTCTCACCCGGTCCCGGCCCTCGGGAACGGCGAGCAACCACAGCCCCTCGGCGGCATCGAGCCGGAAGTCCTCGGGCACTCCCGGCTCATCGAGCAGCGACAGGAGCCACGGCAGGGCCGCCGCATCGCCCAATCGTCCGAGGCCGC from Melittangium boletus DSM 14713 includes the following:
- a CDS encoding diacylglycerol kinase family protein, yielding MSSPVPSSPPPSEKPRPPAYASQGGAGMLASFRHAWNGLIHTAVHQRNMRVHLVSALLVGLVGSGIPLGLAEKVTLIFCVLLIFFAEILNSALEHLVDLATRHFDEKARLTKDAAAAGVLVLAIGTVVIFAAILVHNWETVASSGPQIARQVALGLPLALCVMVLVLPQPRSAWVDRLAFLGGALLLGVLATYTVSSVFTAMNGGLLVIAGSAARQRRLERTTPQPAGALEG
- a CDS encoding HD domain-containing phosphohydrolase, which codes for MAKRLGERLVEAGLVTTESIQKALEHQKITGHRLGDCLVEIGLLQESALLRFLAAEFQTRFVSAEKLAKARIPTEVLDKVPVRLAEAQNVLPLAIDRERSLLSVVAAEPQNKKLMDEIALVTGMQEVYAYVGLRSSIAAAIRKHYYGDPTAFAALEFGGQMRADVNAMTSAYENTGGTAPKASLQLKLDTETRLRLQRPGTQTRNGTRGDALLGSRGTVADNDYIETLNILVTMLERDRKYHRGHSAQLARQAAVVARRLGMTPKDVSAVTIAGFLHDLGKPADRHFCLASNAVNPEWVTDAKRYARVPTKVFETVHLPAQVNTMLAQLYEAYDGSGSPQGAKGDDITLGARILAAVDSYLELTKNPANAHGKLFSKAKALEHLKEHAGTLYDPLVADIVAQVQSGELLRHRLANDGRQIFIVEPEESTRTDLLDASQKQGLVAYALSQLEGAYDALAHQECDVLAVGLKFGLDEVLGLLQAVRSSAEHAGLPVVVLGDPDAGTRERLMMGGATAVVAPTAMDESARTLRTLYDDRILHNGPARVVRGSLDEMPAPELLKTLGAQKKSGRLFLKHHAHEGYLHLEQGRVVFAAIAGQSGEQALQTLLGFHQADFRYDPDSLLLDPPHLDKAMDSVIQQIAVRRPTVSVPTV
- a CDS encoding START domain-containing protein, with product MTFLPTLSLLVLLSGADEAPWKQVARDDGISVLARTPEGADVSEVKASALVDAPAADVWRVIRDYVNYKKTMPYTEESRVLATEEEGKVITFYCLVNAPMVDKRDFVIRILDESDWKDGKGFMKATWTAATQGAPAEREGVVRVKLNKGYWLLEPREEGKKTFVTYYLYTNPGGSLPSWVADKANKSSVPDVLRAVRKYATAR
- a CDS encoding class I SAM-dependent rRNA methyltransferase; the encoded protein is MVNTYLSREAARKLKHGAPWVRREDIVSIEGTPSLGEAVQLRDEEGQLLGLADVDLEASYAVRRLGSAQEPAEGLIPRHVRHAFERRAHLVDDPRFCRIINDDGDALPGLIVDRYDTHLVVQTLTRAMDARLQEISRALVEVSGAESVLLRNDTSRRRQLGLPAQRPHVLHGNPPRWTRVLELGARFTVDLTYGSGVGYPYDQRELRRFLTRLSPNARVLDPSCHVGGLFVHAGRHGARSILAFDSDADTADLARENAEANGLMGRFQVERGDALDVLHGMQDTFDLVLLDTPEVTTPEGFVEQVRLGLKATRHGGTLLVIGYQPPLPVGGFDDLVAEACEQEERRSFRMARFGLPPDHPTLVGFSGTDYLSGLVLEAS
- a CDS encoding 3'-5' exoribonuclease YhaM family protein, producing MTTDHQADPTPTSSDAASVETVRKVYAKDLREKDQVHTVFRVSQKSRVTARSGKVFLSLVLTDKSGEIDARVFDKVEALEPAFAIGDYVLVKGHAIAFHGKTQVVIEALEKLDPEPLDPKEFEPPAPVAKEEPAPAKSEGKPEETPAPKREEPTPPRATGEGPGGARAVGQIRELVSERVSDPNVKALLLAFLDDPQISAALPNAHAVKGVHHSYRGGLAEHLLSVLRLTLRVADHYPMADRDLLLAGALLHDVMRVGESAQDKGGEPSDEGRLVGHLVMTAQKIREKALGIPNFPPLLEQHLTHLVIAQNTSPEGGIVRQPATLEAQIIQTLSSLDARIASWVDAMQRDPHERWTDHLKPYNRSLWKGPAPTSRGRAPVEGGGRRKNKDKKPPRERPEKSAGESGQAAERPERAERQDKPREPRPPREPRPPREPRGEGREAKEPREPRPPREPREPVNVPKELTFKPFSVLTKTEPAKPEGGSDSEG
- a CDS encoding TatD family hydrolase, translated to MKLVDSHCHFDRSDAERVNAALERARAAGLVHAVIVGQFQGPGDWGSALEIAAAHPDFFTPTLGIHPHEAARATEEDFEHLARTCARPELRAVGEAGLDYYYDHSPREVQAQVFRRQCALAKELGKPLVVHVRDAHDDCEAILKEEGVRHGVIHCFTGDTDAARRYLDLGFLLSLSGVVTYKKTEALQDAVRFAPLERLMVETDSPYLAPVPYRGKKNEPSYVVETAKKLAELKGVPVEKVAEVTTANAATLFGFSVP
- a CDS encoding NAD(P)/FAD-dependent oxidoreductase; the protein is MAYRVNNIGLWLDEPEELLGQRAAEKLGVTRGDLASVRVVRAVLDARKKGSPRYIYTLEVELAAGRAPKKLPPDVGETPPVPEPLPRVKEPERLPLIIGTGPAGLFCALGLMERGVRTILIERGREVVARRKDVAKLMRDGTLDPESNMNFGEGGAGAYTDGKLSTRINHPMVRKVIETFARCGAPDHILIEGKPHIGSDLLPGAVAKLRDELIAGGSQVLFEHRVEEVLYRDGRVSGVRLADGRTLESDRVVLAPGNSARELYERFAADGQVVIEPKPFALGFRAEHPQGLINSIQYGSAAKNPKLPPADYKLAENLEVNGEVRGIYSFCMCPGGIVVPTPTQDGLQCTNGMSNSRRNAKYANAGIVVTVSVEDFEREGFRGPLAGLEFQRHWEGKAYELGEGKFFAPAQTIPDYLAGRVKKEPGGTSYRPGLVHTDLNRLFPERLTQSIKQALKMFDRKMRGFVSDEGKLIGIESRTSSPVRITRGEDMQSVSMKGLYPAGEGCGYAGGIVSSAIDGLRVAEQIANELA